In Piliocolobus tephrosceles isolate RC106 chromosome 4, ASM277652v3, whole genome shotgun sequence, the following are encoded in one genomic region:
- the GPR151 gene encoding G-protein coupled receptor 151, producing MLAAAFADSNSSSMNVSFAHLHFAGGYMPSDSQDWRTIIPALLVAVCLVGFVGNLCVIGILLHNAWKGKPSMIHSLILNLSLADLSLLLFSAPVRATAYSKSVWDLGWFVCKSSDWFIHTCMAAKSLTIVVVAKICFMYASDPAKQVSIHNYTIWSVLVAIWTVASLLPLPEWFFSTIRHHEGVEMCLVDVPAVAEEFMSMFGKLYPLLAFGLPLLFASFYFWRAYDQCKKRGTKTQNLRNQIRSKQVTVMLLSIAITSALLWLPEWVAWLWVWHLKAAGPAPPQGFIALSQVLMFSISSANPLIFLVMSEEFREGLKGVWKWMITKKPPTISESQDTPAGNSEGLPDKVPSPESPASIPEKEKPSSPSSGKGKTEKAEIPVLPDVEQFWHERDTVPSVQDNDPIPWEHEDQETGEGVK from the coding sequence ATGCTGGCAGCTGCCTTTGCAGACTCTAACTCCAGCAGCATGAATGTATCCTTTGCTCATCTCCACTTTGCCGGAGGGTACATGCCCTCTGATTCCCAGGACTGGAGAACCATCATCCCGGCTCTCTTGGTGGCCGTCTGTCTGGTGGGCTTCGTGGGAAACCTGTGTGTGATTGGCATCCTCCTTCACAATGCTTGGAAAGGAAAGCCATCCATGATCCACTCCCTGATTCTGAACCTCAGCCTGGCtgatctctctctcctgctgtttTCTGCACCTGTCCGAGCTACAGCATACTCCAAAAGTGTTTGGGATCTAGGCTGGTTTGTCTGCAAGTCCTCTGACTGGTTTATCCACACATGCATGGCAGCCAAGAGCCTGACAATCGTTGTGGTGGCCAAAATATGCTTCATGTATGCAAGTGACCCGGCCAAGCAAGTGAGTATCCACAACTACACCATCTGGTCAGTGCTGGTGGCCATCTGGACTGTGGCCAGCCTGTTACCCCTGCCAGAATGGTTCTTTAGCACCATCAGGCATCATGAAGGTGTGGAAATGTGCCTCGTGGATGTACCAGCTGTGGCTGAAGAGTTTATGTCGATGTTTGGTAAGCTCTACCCACTCCTGGCATTTGGCCTTCCATTACTTTTTGCAAGCTTTTATTTCTGGAGAGCTTATGACCAATGTAAAAAACGAGGAACTAAGACTCAAAATCTTAGAAACCAGATACGCTCAAAGCAAGTCACAGTGATGCTGCTGAGCATCGCCATCACCTCTGCTCTCCTGTGGCTCCCCGAGTGGGTAGCTTGGCTGTGGGTATGGCATCTGAAGGCTGCAGGCCCGGCCCCACCACAAGGTTTCATAGCCCTCTCTCAAGTCCTGATGTTTTCCATCTCTTCAGCAAATCCTCTTATTTTTCTTGTGATGTCGGAGGAGTTCAGGGAAGGCTTGAAAGGCGTATGGAAATGGATGATAACCAAAAAACCTCCAACTATCTCAGAGTCTCAGGACACACCAGCTGGCAACTCAGAGGGTCTTCCTGACAAGGTTCCATCTCCAGAATCCCCAGCATCCATACCAGAAAAAGAGAAACCCAGCTCTCCCTCCTCTGGCAAAGGGAAAACTGAGAAGGCAGAGATTCCCGTCCTTCCTGATGTAGAGCAGTTTTGGCATGAGAGGGACACAGTCCCTTCTGTACAGGACAATGACCCTATCCCCTGGGAACATGAAGATCAAGAGACAGGGGAAGGTGTTAAATAG